Proteins from a genomic interval of Harpia harpyja isolate bHarHar1 chromosome 9, bHarHar1 primary haplotype, whole genome shotgun sequence:
- the ORAI1 gene encoding calcium release-activated calcium channel protein 1 isoform X4 — protein MVEVQLDAEHDYPQGLLIAFSACTTVLVAVHLFALMISTCILPNIEAVSNVHNLNSVKESPHERMHRHIELAWAFSTVIGTLLFLAEVVLLCWVKFLPLKKKTDNPLQGNSSTITSGQAAAIASTSIMVPFGLIFIVFAVHFYRSLVSHKTDRQFQELNELAEFARLQDQLDHRGDTISSAVTHFA, from the coding sequence ATGGTAGAAGTTCAGCTAGATGCAGAACATGACTACCCTCAAGGTCTCTTGATAGCCTTCAGTGCCTGTACTACTGTCCTTGTTGCAGTTCACCTTTTTGCACTCATGATAAGTACCTGCATTCTTCCAAATATAGAGGCTGTTAGCAACGTGCACAATCTCAACTCTGTAAAGGAATCTCCTCATGAGCGTATGCATCGGCACATTGAGCTTGCGTGGGCATTTTCTACTGTCATTGGGACTTTGCTCTTTCTTGCAGAGGTGGTGCTACTGTGCTGGGTGAagtttcttcctttaaagaagaaaactgataATCCACTCCAGGGCAACAGTTCTACCATCACATCGGGACAGGCAGCAGCCATTGCATCAACGTCTATTATGGTTCCCTTTGGATTGATTTTCATTGTGTTTGCAGTCCACTTCTACAGGTCACTGGTGAGCCATAAAACAGACAGGCAGTTTCAAGAACTGAATGAACTTGCTGAATTTGCACGGCTCCAGGATCAGCTGGATCACAGAGGTGATACTATCTCCTCAGCTGTTACCCATTTTGCATAA
- the ORAI1 gene encoding calcium release-activated calcium channel protein 1 isoform X3 — MIWGLPTQQASCAKQVAMVEVQLDAEHDYPQGLLIAFSACTTVLVAVHLFALMISTCILPNIEAVSNVHNLNSVKESPHERMHRHIELAWAFSTVIGTLLFLAEVVLLCWVKFLPLKKKTDNPLQGNSSTITSGQAAAIASTSIMVPFGLIFIVFAVHFYRSLVSHKTDRQFQELNELAEFARLQDQLDHRGDTISSAVTHFA, encoded by the exons ATGATTTGGGGCCTACCTACACAACAAGCTTCCTGTGCAAAGCAG gtGGCTATGGTAGAAGTTCAGCTAGATGCAGAACATGACTACCCTCAAGGTCTCTTGATAGCCTTCAGTGCCTGTACTACTGTCCTTGTTGCAGTTCACCTTTTTGCACTCATGATAAGTACCTGCATTCTTCCAAATATAGAGGCTGTTAGCAACGTGCACAATCTCAACTCTGTAAAGGAATCTCCTCATGAGCGTATGCATCGGCACATTGAGCTTGCGTGGGCATTTTCTACTGTCATTGGGACTTTGCTCTTTCTTGCAGAGGTGGTGCTACTGTGCTGGGTGAagtttcttcctttaaagaagaaaactgataATCCACTCCAGGGCAACAGTTCTACCATCACATCGGGACAGGCAGCAGCCATTGCATCAACGTCTATTATGGTTCCCTTTGGATTGATTTTCATTGTGTTTGCAGTCCACTTCTACAGGTCACTGGTGAGCCATAAAACAGACAGGCAGTTTCAAGAACTGAATGAACTTGCTGAATTTGCACGGCTCCAGGATCAGCTGGATCACAGAGGTGATACTATCTCCTCAGCTGTTACCCATTTTGCATAA